The proteins below are encoded in one region of Penaeus monodon isolate SGIC_2016 chromosome 32, NSTDA_Pmon_1, whole genome shotgun sequence:
- the LOC119593260 gene encoding glycine, alanine and asparagine-rich protein-like, with amino-acid sequence MMSKKFLIVAFCLGVAVAEEINREKRGFVGGHGGGSGYGGGAHGNGGSFLVVGGASGGGHHGPSGADIANQAAAQATAAAAGLGGAAHAAAAGAASNAAAAAFAASQTAQAAAASKQAQAAAVTQAAQGAQAAAFAEGSLASKANIAYQAAKLTASMAQGLAANVATILSEAKALASQATTSHAEQQAFLNGQRTMAWQAQQAANSLNQQQYTALSDLEDAAGAAAQARAAATKALSKAKGASGYGH; translated from the exons atgATGTCTAAGAAGTTCCTGATCGTGGCTTTCTGCCTTG GTGTTGCCGTAGCTGAGGAGATCAACAGG GAGAAGCGCGGCTTCGTCGGGGGCCACGGCGGCGGATCCGGCTACGGCGGCGGCGCCCACGGCAATGGCGGCAGCTTCCTGGTGGTGGGCGGAGCCTCCGGGGGCGGCCAC CACGGACCTTCTGGCGCCGACATCGCCAACCAGGCCGCCGCGCAGGCCACCGCCGCAGCCGCAGGCTTGGGAGGCGCAGCTCACGCAGCCGCCGCAGGAGCCGCCTCCAACGCAGCCGCCGCCGCCTTCGCCGCATCGCAGACGGCGCAGGCAGCCGCAGCCAGCAAGCAGGCGCAGGCCGCAGCAGTGACGCAGGCGGCGCAGGGCGCGCAGGCCGCTGCCTTCGCCGAGGGCTCCCTGGCCTCCAAGGCCAACATCGCCTACCAGGCAGCCAAGCTGACAGCGTCCATGGCCCAGGGCCTCGCCGCCAACGTGGCCACCATCCTGTCGGAGGCCAAGGCCCTGGCCAGCCAGGCCACCACCAGCCACGCCGAGCAGCAGGCCTTCCTCAACGGCCAGAGGACCATGGCGTGGCAGGCGCAGCAGGCCGCCAACTCGCTCAACCAGCAGCAGTACACGGCGCTCAGCGACCTGGAGGACGCCGCCGGCGCCGCCGCGCAGGCCAGGGCGGCGGCCACCAAGGCCCTCTCCAAGGCCAAGGGCGCCTCCGGCTACGGCCACTAG
- the LOC119593527 gene encoding cilia- and flagella-associated protein 91-like: MGPQNHVKTVSRLGLTVTLRYCYYVTVTISLQRRAKPGRNPPTDVEREYKQLLGKCWKSECNNQEEFKILSQCPPRSIVHQAWPLSIKGSCDVRGELETHSTQRSQHLLPAMYKRVFVACLLLGTVLAEEKGETRGPSGADIANQAAAQATAAAAGLGGAAHAAAAGAASNAAAAAFAASQTAQAAAASKQAQAAAVTQAAQGAQAAAFAEGSLASKANIAYQAAKLTASMAQGLAANVATILSEAKALASQATTSHAEQQAFLNGQRTMAWQAQQAANSLNQQQYTALSDLEDAAGAAAQARAAATKALSKAKGASGYGH; this comes from the exons ATGGGTCCTCAAAACCATGTTAAGACTGTATCACGACTTGGACTGACTGTCACCCTCCGTTACTGCTATTACGTCACTGTTACAATATCATTACAAAGGAGAGCCAAGCCGGGAAGGAATCCACCCACCGAT GTAGAACGTGAATATAAACAACTACTTGGAAAATGCTGGAAATCAGAATGTAATAATCAAGAGGA ATTCAAGATTCTTTCACAATGTCCACCGCGTTCCATTGTGCACCAAGCGTGGCCGCTGAGTATAAAAGGAAGTTGCGACGTGCGAGGAGAATTAGAAACTCATTCGACGCAGCGAAGTCAACACCTTTTACCAGCCATGTATAAGCGAGTATTCGTAGCTTGCCTTCTCTTAG GTACTGTGCTTgccgaggaaaagggagagacgagg GGACCTTCTGGCGCCGACATCGCCAACCAGGCCGCCGCGCAGGCCACCGCCGCAGCCGCAGGCTTGGGAGGCGCTGCTCACGCCGCCGCCGCAGGAGCCGCCTCCAACGCAGCCGCCGCCGCCTTCGCCGCATCGCAGACGGCGCAGGCAGCCGCAGCCAGCAAGCAGGCGCAGGCCGCAGCAGTGACGCAGGCGGCGCAGGGCGCGCAGGCCGCTGCCTTCGCCGAGGGCTCCCTGGCCTCCAAGGCCAACATCGCCTACCAGGCAGCCAAGCTGACGGCGTCCATGGCCCAGGGCCTCGCCGCCAACGTGGCCACCATCCTGTCGGAGGCCAAGGCCCTGGCCAGCCAGGCCACCACCAGCCACGCCGAGCAGCAGGCCTTCCTCAACGGCCAGAGGACCATGGCGTGGCAGGCGCAGCAGGCCGCCAACTCGCTCAACCAGCAGCAGTACACGGCGCTCAGCGACCTGGAGGACGCCGCCGGCGCCGCCGCGCAGGCCAGGGCGGCGGCCACCAAGGCCCTCTCCAAGGCCAAGGGCGCCTCCGGCTACGGCCACTGA
- the LOC119593526 gene encoding antifreeze protein Maxi-like — protein MVVVVVAGGAGMMLLQVETRLFILQVTSREMLCHACVKSPLFEITKLFIDSYTDTFQETVFDRRRKKGGNRALPSVPAPTPSDGPSAADIANQAAAQASAAAAGLKGAAAGAAGAAANQAAAIAAAASQTAQAAAAQKQSQAAQLTQARQGAHAAAFAESSLSGQAAAAEEAAENTHKLALSVAGDLAAARHEAQAVVAQAFQALQAARDVRATQAAMAWQAQQAAQALGLQQNVVVSDLQSALGAAAQAQAASAKALAKAKGSGGGYSGGFGGGFGYGH, from the exons atggtggttgttgtggttgctgGCGGAGCAGGAATGATGCTGTTGCAAGTTGAAACTCGCCTATTTATACTCCAGGTGACATCGAG GGAAATGCTGTGTCACGCCTGTGTCAAGAGCCCACTGTTCGAGATCACCAAACTCTTCATTGACTCGTACACAGACACTTTCCAAGAGACTGTGTTCGaccgaagaaggaagaaaggaggaaacaga GCGCTGCCCTCAGTGCCCGCCCCGACGCCGTCAGA CGGGCCCAGCGCCGCCGACATCGCTAACCAGGCTGCCGCGCaggcctccgccgccgccgccggccTCAAGGGCGCTGCCGCAGGCGCTGCCGGCGCCGCAGCCAACCAGGCCGCCGccatcgccgccgccgcctcgcaGACAGCTCAGGCCGCCGCCGCCCAGAAGCAGTCGCAGGCCGCCCAGCTGACGCAGGCCAGGCAGGGCGCCCACGCTGCCGCCTTCGCCGAGTCCTCCCTGTCGGGGCAGGCCGCCGCCGCCGAGGAGGCGGCCGAGAACACGCACAAGCTCGCCCTGTCGGTGGCCGGCGACCTGGCCGCCGCCAGGCATGAGGCGCAGGCCGTGGTGGCGCAGGCCTTCCAGGCGCTGCAGGCTGCGCGGGACGTGCGGGCCACGCAGGCCGCCATGGCGTGGCAGGCGCAGCAGGCCGCCCAGGCCCTGGGCCTGCAGCAGAACGTGGTCGTGAGCGACCTGCAGTCCGCCCTGGGCGCCGCGGCGCAGGCGCAGGCGGCGTCCGCCAAGGCGCTGGCCAAGGCCAAGGGCAGCGGAGGCGGCTACAGCGGCGGGTTCGGAGGCGGGTTCGGGTACGGCCACtga
- the LOC119593259 gene encoding uncharacterized protein LOC119593259: MNPLNFLVFFAAGCMAIPSNPVLLPLTSGVHYTTYNGAVPLVSTPLRTVPVAPPAVAPSPFVAPNIPLIRVSESEMNQDQVAAPLPIIYNSAIGAPSVYTQVAVPDGSGTATYGLFNLQPVPSSGDIPEDCTVVKILGKEWFMVCKNN; the protein is encoded by the exons ATGAATCCTCTG AACTTCCTGGTGTTTTTTGCTGCGGGATGCATGGCTATTCCCTCAAACCCTGTGCTGCTTCCCTTGACCAGCGGGGTGCACTACACCACCTACAACGGGGCCGTTCCTCTGGTTTCCACTCCCCTGAGGACTGTCCCTGTGGCTCCTCCAGCCGTGGCTCCCAGTCCCTTCGTGGCTCCAAATATTCCCTTGATCCGGGTTTCTGAGTCTGAAATGAACCAAGACCAGGTTGCCGCTCCCCTCCCCATTATTTACAACTCTGCTATCGGCGCCCCTTCGGTTTACACTCAAGTTGCTGTTCCCGATGGCTCGGGAACTGCAACCTACGGCCTGTTCAACCTTCAGCCTGTGCCTTCGTCAGGAGATATTCCTGAAGACTGCACTGTGGTCAAAATCTTGGGCAAGGAATGGTTCATGGTTTGCAAGAATAATTAA